The following proteins are encoded in a genomic region of Corythoichthys intestinalis isolate RoL2023-P3 chromosome 5, ASM3026506v1, whole genome shotgun sequence:
- the LOC130915791 gene encoding lithostathine-1-like: MGFAFQSLFLFCAISGLFNSAGTLKPTSRIVNRCPSGWTQFNCNCYIYQEDGRTHADAELVCNSLGGHLVYIESDLENDFVLELMRDAGNSATAWIGLTDLAVPNTYAWTDTDITFGFNNFNTDDSEPSSDTGDCAELDESDGSWQTSACDTETPYVCIRDVFRGKH; this comes from the exons ATGGGATTTGCCTTTCAATCTTTGTTCCTCTTCTGTGCGATCAGCGGACTGTTCAACAGCGCC GGAACTTTAAAGCCCACAAGTAGGATAG TCAATAGGTGTCCTTCCGGCTGGACCCAGTTCAACTGCAACTGTTACATCTATCAGGAAGATGGGAGGACACATGCAGATGCAGAG CTTGTCTGCAACAGTCTTGGTGGACATCTGGTCTACATCGAAAGTGATTTGGAAAATGATTTTGTTCTCGAACTTATGCGAGATGCCGGCAACTCCGCAACAGCCTGGATTGGACTCACTGATTTAGCTGTG CCCAACACCTACGCATGGACTGATACTGATATAACATTCggttttaataattttaatacCGATGATTCGGAGCCAAGTTCTGATACTGGTGACTGTGCAGAGCTGGATGAGAGCG atGGATCTTGGCAAACCTCAGCCTGCGATACCGAGACACCTTATGTTTGCATCAGAGATGTGTTCCGCGGCAAACATTGA